TTGACACGTGATCATGAGGTTTATCCAGGCTTGTCCAAGGAGTTTGCTCGATGATTGCCAAGGAATTTGAAGCATTTTTATTGGAGCAGGAAGAGACTTTTCTTACCCCTGCTGAGAATCTAGCAGCTTTGATTGATACCCATAATGCCGATCATGCGATTTTGGTGTTGAGCCAAATCACTTATACCCGTATCCCTGTTGTGACTTTTGACAAACGCTTTGTCGGAACCATTGGTCTGAGAGACATTTTGGCTTATCAAATGGAGCAAGGTTTGACGGATGAGCAGATGGCAACGACAGATATCGTCCATATGACCAAGACGGATGTGGCAGTTGTCGCTCCAGACTATAACATCACAGAGGTCCTCCATAAACTGGTAGATGAACCCTTCTTGCCAGTCGTAGATGGTGAAGGAATTTTCCAAGGAATCATCACGCGCAAGTCTATCCTTAAGGCTGTCAATGCTCTCTTACATGACTTTAGTAAGGAATATGAGATTCGATGCAAATGAGAGATAGGATTTCAGCCTTTTTAGAGGAAAAACAGGGCTTGTCTGCCAATTCCAAGCAGTCCTATAAGTATGATCTGGAGCAATTTTTAGACATTGTAGGTGATCGGATCTCTGAGACCAGTCTTAAGATTTACCAAGCCCAGCTAGCCAATCTAAAAATCAGCGCCCAGAAGCGAAAACTTTCGGCCTGCAACCAATTTCTCTACTTTCTCTATCGAAAAGGAGAAGTGGACAGTTTTTACCGTCTGGAATTAGCCAAACAAGCTGAAAAGAAGACTGAAAAGCCAGAGATTCTAGACCTAGACTCTTTTTGGCAGGAAAGTAATTATCCAGAAGGACGCTTGCTGGCGCTTCTTATCTTGGAAATAGGGCTCTTACCAAGTGAGATTTTAGCCCTCAAGGTTGCAGATATCAATCTGGATTTTCAGGTGTTGCGAATTAATAAGGCTTCCCAACAGAGGATTGTAGCCATTCCTAGGACCTTGCTTTCAGAATTGGAACCCTTGATGGGGCAGACCTATCTCTTTGAAAGGAGTGGGAAAACCTATTCTCGTCAGTGGGCCTTTCGTCAGCTGGAGTCCTTTGTCAAGGAGAAAGGTTTCCCAGAACTATCAGCCCAAGCCCTACGGGAACAGTTCATTCTAAGACAGATAGAAAACAAGGTCGATTTGTACGAAATTGCAAAAAAATTAGGATTAAAAACAGTCCTGACCTTAGAAAAATATAGATAATGGATATTAAATTAAAAGATTTTGAAGGGCCCCTGGACCTGCTCTTGCACTTGGTTTCTAGGTACCAGATGGATATCTACGATGTGCCTATTACAGAAGTTATCGAACAGTATCTAGCCTATGTCTCAACTCTGCAGGCCATGCGTCTGGAAGTGACGGGCGAGTATATGGTCATGGCTAGTCAGCTCATGCTAATCAAGAGTCGCAAGCTCTTACCAAAGGTAGCAGAAGTGACAGACTTAGAGGATGACCTGGAGCAGGACCTTCTCTCTCAAATCGAAGAATACCGCAAGTTCAAACTCTTGGGTGAGCACTTGGAGGCTAAGCACCAAGATCGGGCCCAGTACTATTCCAAAGCGCCAACAGAGTTGATTTACGAGGATGCGGAGCTTGTACATGACAAGACGACCATTGACCTCTTTTTGGCTTTTTCAAATATCCTAGCCAAGAAAAAAGAGGAATTCGCTCAGAATCACACGACCATCTTGCGGGATGAGTATAAGATTGAGGACATGATGGTCATCGTAAAAGAGTCCTTGACTGGACGAGACCAGTTGCGCTTGCAGGATTTGTTCAAGGAAGCCCAGAATGTCCAAGAGGTTATTACCCTCTTTTTGGCAACCCTAGAGTTAATCAAAACCCAGGAATTAATCCTCGTGCAAGAGAAGAGTTTCGGAGATATCTATCTCATGGAAAAGAAGGAAGAAAATCAAGAGGCACAAAGCTAGACTTGATAGAGAGGAAAGATGAGTACTTTAGCAGAAATAGAAGCGCTCTTGTTTGTGGCAGGTGAAGATGGGATTCGGGTTCGTCAGTTGGCTGAACTCCTCTCACTTCCACCGACAGGCATCCAACAGAGTTTAGAAAAATTAGCCCAGAAGTATGAAAAAGACCAAGAGTCGAGCTTGTCCCTGATCGAGACAGGTGGTGCATACAGATTGGTCACCAAACCTCAATTTGCAGCGATTTTGAAGGAATACTCCAAGGCACCCATCAACCAAAGTTTGTCTCGGGCTGCTCTTGAAACCTTGTCCATCATTGCCTACAAGCAACCGATTACCCGAATTGAGATTGATGCTATTCGTGGGGTCAATTCTAGTGGAGCTCTAGCTAAGCTACAAGCTTTTGACTTGATACGAGAAGATGGAAAAAAAGAAGTGTTGGGTCGTCCCAATCTCTATGTGACTACGGATTATTTCCTAGATTACATGGGAATTAACCATTTGGAAGAACTGCCAGTGATTGATGAGCGTGAGATTCAAGCTCAAGAGAGCCAATTATTTGGTGAAAGGATAGAAGAAGATGAGAATCAATAAATATATTGCCCACGCAGGTGTGGCCAGTAGGAGAAAAGCAGAAGAGTTGATCAAGCAAGGCTTGGTAACCGTCAACGGACAGGTAGTGCGTGAACTCGCAACGACCATCAAGTCAGGTGACAAGGTCGAAGTTGAGGGCCAGCCTATCTACAACGAAGAAAAGGTCT
This genomic stretch from Streptococcus sp. 1643 harbors:
- the cbpB gene encoding cyclic-di-AMP-binding protein CbpB encodes the protein MIAKEFEAFLLEQEETFLTPAENLAALIDTHNADHAILVLSQITYTRIPVVTFDKRFVGTIGLRDILAYQMEQGLTDEQMATTDIVHMTKTDVAVVAPDYNITEVLHKLVDEPFLPVVDGEGIFQGIITRKSILKAVNALLHDFSKEYEIRCK
- the xerD gene encoding site-specific tyrosine recombinase XerD; translation: MRDRISAFLEEKQGLSANSKQSYKYDLEQFLDIVGDRISETSLKIYQAQLANLKISAQKRKLSACNQFLYFLYRKGEVDSFYRLELAKQAEKKTEKPEILDLDSFWQESNYPEGRLLALLILEIGLLPSEILALKVADINLDFQVLRINKASQQRIVAIPRTLLSELEPLMGQTYLFERSGKTYSRQWAFRQLESFVKEKGFPELSAQALREQFILRQIENKVDLYEIAKKLGLKTVLTLEKYR
- a CDS encoding segregation/condensation protein A codes for the protein MDIKLKDFEGPLDLLLHLVSRYQMDIYDVPITEVIEQYLAYVSTLQAMRLEVTGEYMVMASQLMLIKSRKLLPKVAEVTDLEDDLEQDLLSQIEEYRKFKLLGEHLEAKHQDRAQYYSKAPTELIYEDAELVHDKTTIDLFLAFSNILAKKKEEFAQNHTTILRDEYKIEDMMVIVKESLTGRDQLRLQDLFKEAQNVQEVITLFLATLELIKTQELILVQEKSFGDIYLMEKKEENQEAQS
- the scpB gene encoding SMC-Scp complex subunit ScpB; translation: MSTLAEIEALLFVAGEDGIRVRQLAELLSLPPTGIQQSLEKLAQKYEKDQESSLSLIETGGAYRLVTKPQFAAILKEYSKAPINQSLSRAALETLSIIAYKQPITRIEIDAIRGVNSSGALAKLQAFDLIREDGKKEVLGRPNLYVTTDYFLDYMGINHLEELPVIDEREIQAQESQLFGERIEEDENQ